The Oncorhynchus masou masou isolate Uvic2021 chromosome 6, UVic_Omas_1.1, whole genome shotgun sequence genome has a window encoding:
- the LOC135542157 gene encoding CCA tRNA nucleotidyltransferase 1, mitochondrial-like, with protein sequence MWGRILNPVVMSRVRLTSSFRSLLTMQLKTTEVQSLLSDGLNGIAELFEKYKFELRIAGGAVRDLVWKTARGCGLVTMATPEDMKSMFQTAGIRRINNKWEKHGTITARLHNENFEVTTLQVDVHLQTGRKT encoded by the exons ATGTGGGGGAGAATCCTGAATCCTGTGGTGATGAGCAGAGTTCGTCTCACTTCGAGTTTCAGAAGTCTCCTTACCATGCAGCTGAAGACTACAGAGGTACAGTCCTTACTCAGTGATGGACTGAATGGAATAGCAG AGCTCTTTGAGAAGTACAAGTTTGAGCTGAGGATAGCAGGGGGTGCAGTGCGGGACCTCGTCTGGAAAACGGCCAGAGGATGTGGACTTGTGACCATGGCAACACCAGAGGATATGAAGAGCATGTTCCAGACTGCAGGGATCAGGAGGATCAACAATAAATGGGAGAAGCATGGGACCATCACTGCTCGA CTTCACAATGAGAACTTTGAGGTGACCACACTGCAGGTGGATGTTCACTTACAGACTGGCAGAAAGACGTAG
- the arl6ip5a gene encoding ADP-ribosylation factor-like 6 interacting protein 5a, translating into MAKVELTPLRPWDDFFPGSDRFAKPDVRDLPKWNNRVVNNLLYYQTNYLAMAVMVFLIVGFLNPMEMFMGMAVVSLVFLGSVWAGENKAMIKDFKRQNPTLFVMAVMLASYFLMSLFDGVMVFIFGITFPLLLIFAHASFRLRNMKNKLENKMEGAGLKKSPIGILLDALGQQEESLQKIQEFLEGKLKEG; encoded by the exons ATGGCTAAGGTAGAACTCACACCGCTGAGACCCTGGGACGATTTCTTCCCAGGTTCTGACCGATTTGCTAAACCAGACGTGAGAGATCTACCTAAATGGAACAACAGGGTTGTCAACAACTTGCTTTACTATCAGACGAACTATTTGGCGATGGCTGTCATGGTTTTCCTTATTGTGGG GTTCCTGAACCCTATGGAGATGTTCATGGGCATGGCGGTGGTGTCATTGGTCTTCCTGGGCTCAGTGTGGGCTGGAGAGAATAAGGCCATGATCAAGGACTTTAAGAGGCAGAACCCCACATTGTTTGTCATGGCAGTGATGCTTGCCAGCTACTTCCTCATGTCTCTCTTCGATGGCGTCATGGTCTTCATATTTGGGATCACGTTTCCTCTTCTct TGATCTTTGCACATGCCTCATTTCGCCTTCGCAACATGAAGAATAAACTGGAGAATAAAATGGAGGGGGCGGGGCTAAAGAAGTCACCAATAGGTATTCTACTGGATGCACTGGGCCAGCAGGAAGAGAGTCTGCAAAAGATCCAAGAATTCTTGGAAGGAAAACTAAAGGAAGGATGA